Genomic window (Gemmatimonadaceae bacterium):
TCTCGCCCCGATCTCGTCCAGTGGGCGGCGCCCAACATCGCGCAGGTCGTCTCCGACGGCGCCGACACGCGCACGGTCACGATTACGGGTCGCCTCGCGACGGGCGTGGTCGACACGGAAGTGCTCACGCTGAACGGCACGACGCCGGTCTCTGGGGCGAAGACGTGGGAACGCGTGCAGAGCGCGGTAGCCTCGGCGACGAGCGGTACGCGCACCGTGCTCGTGAAGGAGGCCGCGGCGGGCACGACGCGCGCGACGATCCTCCCGAACGAAACGACGCGCCACATCTCGTTCCAGAACTCCTCGAGCGACCCGGTCTCGACCAAGACGCGCGTCGAGAAAGTGTTCTGGAAGAACACGAACGGATCGCTCACGCTCACGCAATCGACCGTCACGCTAACGACAGACGCCGCGGCGAACATCATGATCTCGACCGATGCGGCGATCGATGCGACGACCTCCGTCGCGAACCGACTGACGTCGACCGGCTTCAGTTTTGTCGACGACACCGTCGCGATCACGGTGCCCGGTGGCGGCAACATCCCGGCCGGCTCGCGCATCGGAACCTGGATCCAGCAAACGCTCGCCGCGGGTGCCGCGGCCACGAAGTCGACGTACACCACCAAACTCGCCGGCAGTTCGATTTAGCGCGCGCACCCTCCGGAGACTCAACCAATGGACGAAGCAACCACGCTCGACCCCGCGACGATCACGACGCGCAAGGACGCCGAGGCGTTCGTGCGCTCGATACACCTAACGTGTCGGGGCCCGAAGAGCGAGAAGCACGCGGCCGCAATCGCGCAACTGCTCGACGAGGGACGGAACGCGGAAGCGGCCGATATGGATGACGCCAGTCGGCGGCATCCGCTCACGGGCGCGTACAACTGCGGCGCGAACACGAACGACGTCATTTGTGCCGGCCCATTCGACGGCGCCATTCACGAATACACCTGCCCGCGATGCGGCGTGCACGCACGCTACCGCGCACCGCTCTTTCCTGGTCTATCAGAAGCCGACGCCGCTGATCCGGCCGTCGCGACCACCTAACCGCTGACAACCGGATACTCACATGGGACGGCAACTCTTCACGGAAGGCCCGTACATCGATCCGCCGGTCGCGTCCAACCCGGGCGTCACGGGCGCGGCTGGATCGGCCCTCGTCTCGACCTCGGCGGAAGCGCTCTGGATCGGCGCGCAGTTCACGCCCATCTATGCCAACGATCCGAAGGCCGGGAAGATTTACACGGTTCGGGCCGGGGGTATTCTGTCGACCGGCGCGTCGGGAACGCTGATCCTGATTCCACAGTACGGCGCGTTGGGCGGCACCACGCTCGGGACCTCGATCACACAGACGGTTCCGATCAACCTGACAAATGTTCCGTGGTATCTGGAATTCACGCTCGTGTTTCGGACGATCGGCAGCGGTGTCAACTCGACGTGTATCGGGACAGGGTATTTCCAAGCGGCAGGCACGGCCGCGACGGCTGGCTCCAGTTTCGATCTCGCCTTCGGCGGAACGTCGGCGACCGTGGACGTCACGGTCAATTCCGGCATTACGATCAGCAAGACGTTGAGCGTCGCCGGCTCCTTCACGACGCAATACGCCTTCATTCACGGTTACAATTAGTCCGATTGCCGAGCGACGCCGCTCGTGCATCGATGCGCCTCGAATGCCTTTTCACGTTGAGCGAACTTTTATGTCTCTCGCAAGCGATTACGCCGCCGCCGTTGCCGCGGCGGCCGGCGATGTGGTGACGGCTGCCGCTACAGCTCCCGCGCCCCTTACGGGACCGAACGGGCACCTCGAAGTCACGCCACAAGGAAACCTGCGCGCCGTGCCGGGGCCGGGCGTGGGAGCGGTGGAGATCCCTGCCGCTGCGGTCCCGGCAGCGATCGCGTGGCTCACGACCAACTTCGTCTAGGCCATGCCGGGATCATTTCAGTCGAACGGCATGTGGGGCGTTCCCCGCGTGCCACGATCGATACCCGTTGTTCGCAACTTCGACGATACGCCGACGGGGGCGTACCAGTACTACTACTCGATCGCACTGCAGGCAGTCGATGGAAGCGGCACGCCGCTCCCGGGCGCGATCGTATCCCTCTTTCGTACCGTCGACAATTCGTTCGCCGGATTAGCCGTCACGGACGCCAACGGCAATTTTCGGCTCGCCGCGTCGCAGTTTATTCAGCACTACCTCGTCGCCTATTTGACCGGTAGCCCAGACCTCGCCGGCACCTCTGTGAACACCCTGGTCGGCACATGAGGAATCAATGATCCATATCGTGATCCAGTTCGACGAGACGACGGGCCAAATGAACATCAACGCATCCGATAGTAATAAGATGCGCTGCTGCTGGATCCTTGAACTCGCGCGCGATGAAGTAAAGAAACACG
Coding sequences:
- a CDS encoding carboxypeptidase-like regulatory domain-containing protein, whose product is MPGSFQSNGMWGVPRVPRSIPVVRNFDDTPTGAYQYYYSIALQAVDGSGTPLPGAIVSLFRTVDNSFAGLAVTDANGNFRLAASQFIQHYLVAYLTGSPDLAGTSVNTLVGT